The Longimicrobiaceae bacterium genome has a window encoding:
- a CDS encoding lasso peptide biosynthesis B2 protein, with amino-acid sequence MLRLRNSARRLRKLLASGPAVWWLMLRAQVELLKAQRLVRRVPRGELLATLAGRHSQPGAQPPDLQRAERIGLAVERVARFGIGRPLCLVRSIALHEMLERAGLTGSRIRIGVRMGPRGFEAHAWVELAGHVLGDEPTYVERFNPLADLSAVDRTIPFATAGL; translated from the coding sequence ATGCTCCGGCTACGTAACTCCGCCAGACGGCTCCGCAAGCTCCTCGCAAGCGGACCGGCCGTCTGGTGGCTCATGCTGCGGGCCCAGGTGGAGCTTCTCAAAGCACAGCGCCTGGTGCGTCGGGTCCCGCGGGGAGAGTTGCTGGCCACGCTCGCGGGGCGCCACAGCCAGCCGGGTGCGCAGCCGCCCGACCTGCAGCGGGCCGAAAGGATCGGGCTCGCGGTAGAGCGCGTCGCGCGCTTCGGGATCGGCCGTCCCCTGTGTCTCGTTCGTTCCATCGCGTTGCACGAGATGCTGGAACGCGCCGGGCTCACCGGATCGCGTATCCGCATCGGCGTGCGTATGGGCCCCCGCGGCTTCGAGGCGCACGCCTGGGTCGAGCTGGCCGGCCACGTACTGGGCGACGAGCCGACCTACGTGGAGCGTTTCAATCCCCTCGCCGATCTCTCCGCTGTCGATCGCACCATCCCCTTTGCGACCGCGGGGCTGTGA
- a CDS encoding PqqD family protein gives MSQRLPFKSPTVIFRPMEDGGVLFCSRSEAYFGLSRVGAKIWEMLPDANSSVANSFDELIRSLQQTYTGVDAETLIADTREFLERIGELELTVDAPAT, from the coding sequence GTGAGTCAGCGGCTGCCCTTCAAGAGCCCCACCGTCATCTTCCGTCCTATGGAGGATGGGGGAGTGCTCTTCTGCTCGCGCAGCGAGGCCTATTTCGGCCTGAGCCGCGTGGGGGCGAAGATCTGGGAGATGTTACCGGATGCCAACTCCTCGGTCGCGAACAGCTTCGACGAGTTGATCCGCTCCCTGCAACAGACCTATACGGGCGTCGATGCGGAAACACTCATCGCAGACACGCGCGAGTTCCTGGAGAGGATTGGAGAGCTCGAGCTGACCGTCGATGCTCCGGCTACGTAA
- a CDS encoding lasso RiPP family leader peptide-containing protein: MYEKPQVVPFGSFRELTRGGGWAFDLDWGADSIKEFFLHENEPDHPTTS, from the coding sequence ATGTACGAGAAGCCTCAAGTGGTTCCGTTCGGTTCGTTTCGCGAGCTGACGCGAGGTGGTGGCTGGGCCTTTGATCTGGACTGGGGCGCGGACAGCATCAAGGAGTTCTTCCTTCACGAGAACGAGCCGGATCATCCGACCACGTCCTGA